In the genome of Hymenobacter cellulosivorans, one region contains:
- a CDS encoding sensor histidine kinase — protein sequence MNLKTKINLGFLAMLLLLLSIGGYGYYSLRQLDRNSRDVLTANLYSVTLGQQMLRSLDELARQPLADTVATARFATALRKEAGNVTEAGEQEVVEELGQRLRVLQQLQRAAPGSAALVAAPPTVAELRRLTYQMVEVNTAALTRKTAQANRRADEANRNLLVFLTLATLLALGLVGSVPEAAVQPLRRLTAALNHATERDFSASIPQESTDEFGQVARAFNRMLSQLREYRTSTAAELITERNRAASIVNTLDEGLLLLDEHRRILLANPVMCELLGLQPEQVVGQPAPVLRLHNDLLQTMLSPLDAPNRAAAVAEAPLLHISQRGEEAFYRLAVQDLVSFNEATEKTEFVGQILTLRNVSDFKKLDQVKSNFLATVSHELKTPLSSMNINLRLLLDERLPAEERLRITGDVRQETQRLQRMVAELLDVSRLDAGAGIQLDLRPTSLADVVGYATATVQAQLDTKQLRLDVHLPQNLPAVRADVEKTTWVLINLLANATRYSPVGEVLTVRARPAGSFVQVSVQDYGPGIAADNHERIFQRFAQIPDKTGYRGGSGLGLSIAREFITSQGGRLWVESELGSGSIFLFTLPVVG from the coding sequence ATGAATTTAAAAACCAAAATCAACCTGGGGTTTCTGGCCATGCTGCTGCTGCTACTCAGCATCGGCGGCTACGGCTACTACTCCCTGCGGCAGCTCGACCGCAACTCCCGGGACGTACTCACGGCCAACCTTTACTCTGTTACCCTGGGCCAGCAGATGCTGCGCAGCCTGGATGAGCTGGCCCGCCAGCCTTTAGCCGATACGGTAGCCACAGCCCGCTTTGCCACCGCGTTGCGCAAAGAAGCCGGTAATGTGACCGAGGCCGGGGAGCAGGAGGTCGTTGAGGAGTTGGGGCAGCGCCTACGGGTGCTTCAGCAGCTGCAACGCGCCGCGCCGGGTTCTGCAGCCTTGGTGGCCGCCCCGCCTACCGTGGCCGAACTGCGCCGCCTGACCTACCAGATGGTCGAGGTCAACACGGCTGCCCTGACCCGCAAAACCGCCCAGGCCAACCGCCGCGCCGACGAGGCCAACCGCAACCTGCTCGTCTTCCTGACCCTGGCCACGCTCTTGGCCCTGGGCCTGGTGGGCAGCGTGCCCGAAGCCGCCGTGCAGCCCCTGCGCCGCCTCACCGCTGCCCTCAACCACGCCACCGAGCGCGACTTTTCGGCCAGCATCCCCCAGGAAAGCACCGACGAGTTTGGGCAGGTGGCCCGGGCCTTCAACCGCATGCTCAGCCAGCTGCGCGAGTACCGCACCTCCACGGCCGCTGAACTAATCACCGAGCGTAACCGGGCCGCCAGCATCGTCAACACCCTGGACGAAGGCCTACTGCTGCTCGACGAGCACCGCCGCATTCTGCTGGCAAACCCCGTCATGTGCGAGCTGCTGGGGTTGCAGCCCGAACAAGTTGTGGGGCAGCCCGCGCCGGTGTTGCGCCTGCACAACGACCTGCTCCAAACCATGCTCAGTCCGCTCGACGCGCCTAACCGGGCGGCGGCCGTGGCCGAAGCCCCGCTGCTGCACATCAGTCAGCGCGGCGAGGAAGCGTTTTACCGCCTAGCCGTGCAGGATTTGGTGTCTTTCAACGAGGCCACCGAGAAAACCGAGTTTGTGGGGCAGATCCTGACTCTGCGCAACGTGTCGGACTTCAAGAAGCTGGATCAGGTCAAGTCCAACTTCCTGGCCACCGTCTCGCACGAGCTCAAAACTCCGCTTTCGAGCATGAACATCAACCTGCGCCTGCTGCTTGACGAGCGACTGCCGGCCGAGGAGCGCCTGCGTATTACCGGCGACGTGCGCCAGGAAACCCAGCGCCTGCAGCGCATGGTGGCCGAGCTGCTCGATGTATCCCGCCTCGACGCCGGGGCCGGCATCCAGCTCGACCTTCGCCCCACTAGTCTCGCCGACGTGGTGGGCTATGCCACTGCCACGGTGCAGGCCCAGCTCGATACTAAGCAGCTGCGCCTGGATGTGCACTTGCCCCAGAATTTGCCCGCCGTGCGCGCCGACGTCGAAAAGACTACCTGGGTGCTCATCAATCTGCTGGCCAACGCCACGCGCTATTCGCCGGTCGGGGAGGTCCTGACGGTGCGGGCCAGGCCGGCCGGTAGCTTCGTGCAGGTTAGCGTGCAGGACTACGGCCCCGGCATTGCGGCGGATAATCACGAGCGAATCTTTCAGCGCTTTGCCCAGATCCCCGACAAAACCGGCTACCGAGGCGGCTCCGGCCTGGGCCTGAGCATTGCCCGGGAGTTTATTACCTCCCAGGGTGGCCGGCTCTGGGTTGAGAGTGAACTGGGGTCGGGCAGCATATTTCTGTTCACGCTGCCGGTCGTCGGCTAG